From the Raphanus sativus cultivar WK10039 unplaced genomic scaffold, ASM80110v3 Scaffold0544, whole genome shotgun sequence genome, one window contains:
- the LOC108807169 gene encoding peroxidase 69, giving the protein MGRGYNLLFILVTFLVLVAAVAAQGNSGSSRGGGQRPRVGFYGNSCRNVESIVASVVRQHVQSNPANAPGILRMHFHDCFVRGCDGSVLIAGNNTERTAGPNRSLRGFEAIEEAKTRLEAACPGIVSCADILTLAARDAVVLTGGQSWRVPLGRLDGRISQASDVILPGPNDAVDKQKRDFAAKTLNTLDLVTLVGGHTIGTAGCGLVRGRFFNFNGTGQPDPSIDPTFVPLVQARCPQAGDASARVDLDEGSAGRFDTSFLSKVRSNRVVLQSDLVLWNDPETRAIIERLLGLRRPSLRFGAEFGNSMVKMSLIEVKTGSDGEIRRVCSAIN; this is encoded by the exons atggGTCGTGGTTATAATCTACTATTCATTCTAGTAACGTTTTTAGTATTGGTTGCAGCTGTAGCTGCACAAGGAAACAGTGGCTCGAGCCGTGGTGGTGGTCAAAGACCGCGTGTTGGGTTCTATGGAAATAGTTGCCGAAACGTAGAGTCCATTGTGGCATCGGTTGTTCGACAACATGTCCAGTCTAACCCGGCTAATGCACCCGGGATTTTGCGTATGCATTTTCACGATTGCTTTGTTCGTGGCTGCGATGGCTCGGTTCTCATCGCTGGTAACAACACGGAGAGAACCGCTGGTCCAAACCGTTCATTGAGAGGGTTTGAAGCTATTGAAGAGGCTAAGACTAGGCTTGAGGCTGCGTGTCCTGGAATTGTCTCTTGTGCTGATATCCTCACCCTTGCTGCTCGTGACGCCGTTGTTttg ACTGGTGGGCAAAGCTGGCGAGTGCCATTGGGACGTCTAGACGGCCGTATTTCGCAAGCCTCAGACGTGATCTTACCCGGACCAAACGATGCAGTGGACAAACAGAAGCGAGACTTTGCTGCTAAAACTCTTAACACATTAGACCTCGTAACTCTTGTTG GCGGACACACAATAGGAACAGCTGGTTGCGGTTTGGTGAGAGGCAGATTCTTTAACTTCAACGGCACAGGACAACCCGACCCATCAATTGATCCGACTTTCGTACCATTGGTTCAGGCTCGATGCCCTCAAGCTGGAGACGCATCAGCCCGAGTCGACTTAGACGAAGGTAGTGCTGGCAGGTTTGACACATCGTTCCTAAGTAAAGTGAGGTCAAACCGCGTGGTTCTACAGTCCGATCTAGTCTTGTGGAATGACCCCGAGACACGAGCCATCATAGAACGTTTATTAGGCTTACGTAGACCATCCTTGAGGTTCGGAGCAGAATTCGGGAATTCTATGGTCAAGATGAGTCTTATAGAAGTCAAGACAGGATCAGATGGGGAGATTCGTAGGGTTTGCTCTGCGATCAACTAA
- the LOC130502407 gene encoding non-specific lipid transfer protein GPI-anchored 31-like, producing MATPFSTLTPFLFILLLSIPIVLGASHHHTAAPAPAVDCSMLILNMADCLSFVSAGGTEAKPASSCCNGLKTVLKTDAECLCEAFKSSASLGVTLNMTKATTLPAACKLHAPSIAACGLSVAPTMAPGLAPGGAVAAAGPDLVNVLAPNPSPGNDGSSLVPISFTTVLSAAFFLLFLSRV from the exons ATGGCCACTCCCTTCTCTACCTTGACACCTTTTCTTTTCATACTCCTTCTCTCCATCCCTATCGTTCTTGGCGCTTCTCATCACCACACTGCGGCTCCAGCTCCTGCCGTAGACTGTTCGATGCTCATACTCAACATGGCTGATTGTTTGTCTTTCGTTTCCGCTGGAGGCACGGAGGCTAAGCCGGCTAGTTCGTGCTGCAACGGGCTTAAGACGGTGCTCAAGACCGACGCAGAGTGTCTCTGTGAGGCGTTTAAAAGCAGCGCTTCTCTAGGCGTTACCTTGAACATGACTAAAGCAACTACACTTCCCGCTGCATGCAAGCTTCACGCTCCTTCTATCGCTGCTTGTGGAT TGTCCGTCGCTCCTACTATGGCTCCAG GTCTTGCTCCAGGAGGAGCTGTTGCAGCTGCTGGACCCGACTTAGTTAATGTTCTAGCTCCAAACCCATCTCCAGGGAACGACGGATCTTCCTTGGTTCCGATCTCCTTCACCACCGTA